The DNA sequence GATCACGAGGGAGGCGATCACCACGAGCCAGCCCATCATGACCTGGGTGTCGTTCTTCGTGACCGCTTCCACCAGCAGCGTGCCCATGCCGTGCCAGTTGAAGACCGTCTCGGTGATGATCGCGCCGGCCAGGACCGAGCCGAAGTTCACCGAGAACAGCGTCGTCACCGGGATCAGCGCGTTGCGGAACGCGTGCCGGAAGATGACCCGGCCGTTGGCGAGGCCCTTGGCGCGCGCGGTGCGCACGTAGTCCGAGCCCATGACCTCGAGCATCGAGGCGCGCTGGAACCGGCTGTACGCGGCGAAGCTGATCGCCATGATCGACAGCGTCGGCAGCAGGTACGCGCCGATCGTGCTCGTTATGAAGTCGCCGACCCCGTCGGTCCGCAGCTGCTCCGGGCTGGTGGTGCGCAGCCACGGGTTGCCGAGGACGTCGGACAGGCCCAGGTCGCGCACCCAGCCGTTGATCTCGATCGCGTAGCGCTTCAGGACGATCGCGACGCAGAAGATCGGCATCGAGAAGAGCAGGAAGGCGAGGGTGGTCGCGATGTAGTCGATGATCGAGTACTGCTTCACGGCGGCCAGCACACCGACGATGATGCCGATGATCAGCGCGAGGATCTCGGCGCCGACGACCAGCTTGAAGGTGACGCCGAGCGCGGCCATCACCTTCGGGGCGACCGGCGCGAGGGCGTTGCCCTGCGCGATGGAGATGCCCCAGTCGCCGGTCAGGAAGTCACCGAGCCACGAGAAGTAACGGGGGATGATGCCCTGGTCGAGACCGAGCTTGGCGGCCGTGGCGGCCAGCGCTTCCTTGCTGATCTGCGGGTTTTGGCGCAGCTCGCCCAGCGGGTCACCGGTGCCGGCGACCATGACGAAACACAAGAAAGTCCCGACCAGGAGGACGGGAATCGATATCGCCAGACGGCGAAGGATGTAGATCACCAGGTTCAACGAACTGCTCCTCATCCGGGCCTGGTCGTCAGAAGTGCGCTGGACCGCTACCCGGTTGTCTACCGTAGTGGCGGTAACCCTACGGTCAACAGCTACTTCCGGTGGGTACCGGGGCCCGGCTCGTGGCCGGACCCCGGTACCTCCCAGGTCATCTGGAGCGAGGGGAAAGAAGAGGCGGGGCGAGCCCTACTTCTTCTGCTCCCACTCGCCGACGTTCCACAGCACACCGTCGTACGACTGCATGTAGACGCGGTCGATGCCCTTGAACGCCCACATGCTCGGCGTCTGGAACAGCGGCAGGGTCGCGTAGTCGTCCGCGATGGCCTTGTCGGCCTCCTGGTACTTCTGCAGCTTGACCTGCTCGTCGGTCGCCTTCACCGCAGCGGTGTAGGCGTCGTCGATCTTCTTGTCGCACAGGCTCTGGTAGTTCTGCTCACCACCGTTGTCCGGGCAGACGTAGATCGACTTCGACTCCGCCTTGAAGGGCTGGGCCGACCAGCCGAACAGCGCGACGTCGTAGTCACCGGTCGAGACGCGGCCACCCTTGAGGAAGTTGGCGTCGGTCTCGTCCTTGACCTCGATGCCGGCGGCCTTGGCCTGCGAGATGATGATCTCGACGGTCTGGCTGCGGCGCGCGTTCTGGTTGTGCGTGATCTTGAACGAGGCACGCACACCGTTCTTCGCGAAGATGCCGTCGCCGCCCTTGACCCAGCCGGCATCGGTCAGCGTCTTGGCCGCCGCGTCGGCGCCCAGGCCCGCCTTGCTGCTGTACAGGTCGGTGTAGCCCTCTTCACCCTGGAAGAAGACGACGCTGTTCAGCGGCTCCGCGTCCGCCTGGACCTCCTTGAGCAGCTTGTCCGTGATCTCCTTGCGGTTGACCGACTCGAGGAACGCCTTGCGGAGGTCCTTGTCGGCGAACATGCGCTTGAAGTTCAGGTCGAGGTGCTCGTAGGTCAGCTGCGGGGCCGAACCGTAGACCACGCCCTGGGCCGCGAGGCCCTTCATCGTCTGGGCCGCGGTGGCGTCCGGCTGGGTCGACGCCGCGACGTCGATCTCACCGTTCTGCAGCGCGGTCGCCATGGCCTTGGTGTCTTCCATGGCGCGGACGATGATCTTCGACGGGCCACCCTTGCCGCCGACCCAGGTCGGGTTCTTCTCGAGGGTGACGGCCTTCTGGTTGGCGTCGAACGCGGTGATCTTGTACGGGCCCGACGACGGCATGATGTCCGCCTTGAAGCCCTTCCACTCGTTCGACCAGAAGTCACCGGCGGCCTTGATCTGCGCCGGGTCGCCGGTCGGGGCCAGCTTCGTGATGTCCGCGATGCCGGTCTTGGCCTCGAGGATGTGCGCGGGCATGATCGCCGGCGCGTTGAAGAGGCCCTTGTAGTCGAGGTAGGGCTCGCTGTAGTCGGTGACGAAGGTCAGGTTGTCCTTGCACGTCGCCGTCTTGATCAGCGAGTACCCGGTGGTCGAGGCCGAGTTGAACGGGTTCTTGCCGTCCGGGCCCTTCGCCAGGCCGCTCTGCGACAGCCACGCCAGGTACAGGTCCTTGCAGTCGTACGGCTGCCCGTCCGACCACTTGACGTTCGGCTTGATCTTGTAGGTGACCTGCTGCGGGTCCTTCGTCGTGATGTCCCACGACTCGAAGACGTCGCTGTTCAGCAGCACCTTGTTGTTGCCGTCGAGCTTCAACGTACCGGAGAGCACCGCGGTCAGGACGTAGTTGTTGTACGAGCTGTTGGTGTCCGGGGTCTGGTTGTTGTACCCCGAGTACCCGTCGTCGATACCGATCGTGACCGTGCCGTCGTACCCCGGGGTGTCCGCGAGCTTGAACAGGTCACCGGTCTCGGCCTTGCCGACAGCCATCGCCTTGACGTCGGTCGACGATCCGTTCTGATCGGTGTTGCCCGAACCCGAATCACCGCCGCTGCAGGCGCTCAGCAGCAGCGAAGCGCCGGCGACGAGCGACAAAGCGGAGACTGCTTTGGATCTCCTCATGAAGTGTGCCCTCCTAGCACTGAACCCTTGAATATCGGGACAAGGGCCCACACCGCTCCGGTTGGATGGGCCGGAGCCTACGACACGCCAAGCGACACTCAACTGGCGCACTGCGGGAGCACGCTAGAAAGGAAAAGCACCGACAGTCACCAGTTCAGGGTCGATCGTGACCAAAGGGTGACTTCCAGTGGACATCCAGAAATACGACGGTTACCTCACGGATTCAAAGCCACCCACTCGAAGGCGTCGGTGAAGATCACCCGGTAGTACTGAATGCGTAGTCGCGCGATTACTTCGGGCCGCGGGTCCAGTTCACCGCGGACCCGAATGGGCCCACCATGGGGGGACCTGGCGTGACGCCCGAGATGCCCGATCCGATCGCCAGGGTGTCAGCCAATTGGAACAACGGGACCACCACGTTCTGGCGCCAAAGTTCAGGCTCAAGGGTGGTGAGCGCTTCGGTGATCGGCGTCGATCCGGACAGCGCCGCGTCGATCGACGACTGCAGTGCCGGATCGCAGAACCCGGCCGAGTTGCCCGGAACGACCGGTTTGGCGGGGTCGGCGCCGGTGGCCGTCTGCTCGAGGCGGCAGCCGAAGGTCGACGCGAGCACCGAGGCCGGGTCGCCGCCGACCGCCTGCGGCACGACGGCGATGTCGATCCCGACGTTGCCCGCCGAGTCGCCCGTCGGCTGCTGGACGCCGTTGACGACCGGCATCGCGAGCAGGCCGCCGAACAGGTCGCGCGGCTGCGGGGTGATCGCGTTGACCTCGATGCCCTGCGCGACGAGCTGGGCGGTGAGCTCCTTGGCGATCGACGCGTACGGCTCCTGGGTGCCCGGCGAGGCGATCACGAGCGAGAGCGCCTTGCCGTTCTTGCGCCAGGTGCCCGCCGTCTTGGCGTAGCCCGCCGCCTTCAGCGATTCCTCGGCCTTGGCGACGTCGGGCGCGGTCGGCGGGCCGGGCGGGATGGTTGCCGCGTACCCGGCTTCCGACGGCGCCTTGACCTGGGCGTCGGCGTGCAGCGTCGACGACGGGCCGCCGTCGACGCCTTCGGTGATCAGCTTGTTCCGGTCGATGAACGCGGCGACCCCGGCGCGGACCTGGGCGTCCTGCAGGGTGGCGCTGACCGGGCGCAGCAGCACGCCGGCCACCACCGGCCGGGCCACCGTGTGCAGCCGCACGGCCGAACCCAGCTCGCCGAGCCGCTTGAGCTCGTCGCCGCTGGTCCGGGCCAGCGCGAACTGGTCGTTGCCGCTCTGCAGCGCGGCCAGCAGGGTGTTCTGGTCCGACCGGCGCAGCACGATCCGGTCGATCGCCGCGGGCTTCTCCCAGTAGCGCTCGTTGCGCTCGAGGATGACCTCGCCGCGGGCGGTGTCGATGCTCTTGATCGAGAACGGGCCGGCGACGGCCGGGAAGTTCGCCGCGAGCGCGCCGCGCCAGCCGTCGGGCGCGTCCTTGAGCAGGTGGGCGGGCAGCAGCCCGGAGAAGAGCGCCTGCCAGCCGGGGTACGGCTTGGCGAAGGTGACCTCGACGCGCTTGCCGCCCTCGCGGGACTGCAGGTCGGTGATCTGCCGGTAGCCGGCGGGCTCGATGACGCCGGGCTGGTCGCGCATCTGGGTGCGCAGGTAGTCGAAGTCCTCGGCGGCGATCGGCGCGCCGTCGGACCAGGACGCGTCCGGCCGGATCTCGTAGGCGACCACGAACGGCTGCTGCGAGACCACCTCGGCGGACTTCATGAGGTTCTTGTCGAGCTGGCTGCTGCCGTCGTCCTTCTGGCGGAACACCGAGGGCAGCAGCAGCTGCGACAGCGCCGAGGTCACCTGGGACGAGTCCGCGAGGTTGTGCGGGTTGTACCCGCCGAGCACGTCGTCGACCCCGACGACGATCTGCGACGGCGTCTTGCCGGTGGTGGACACCGGCGCGACCGACGAGGACACCACCGGGGGTGGCGGGGTGTTGGAGCACGCGGTGAGCAGCACGGCCGCGAGTGCCAGTACCGGCACCGCCTTGCGATTCACCCGCACGCCCAGTTCCTCCCAGATTCCGCCGATCGGGTCAGCCATGCTCCCACGACCGCGTTCGCGACCGGAACCGAGATTCCCACACCCGGATCGGCCGGGCCCACCGCCCCTTGGTGCCGCTATGGAAAAAGGACGCGCGGACCACCGTCCGGGTTCCCGGACCGTTCCGGAACGGCGGAACACGCGCCGGGGCCGCCGTCGGCCCCATAAAGATATAAGGAGAAGAACACCGGATTTCGTGACAGCCCGTTCGCCGCTTTTCCACCCGCGGTAGCGGAGCGGGCGCGAAAAAGCCTCCCGGCAGCTGGCACCGGGAGGCTTTTTCGCGGTCTCGAAGAGATCAGCCGTTGTCGCGACTCTTGGCGCGCGAACGCTCCTTCGCGCGGGTGTTGACGTCCAGGGTGACCTTGCGGACCCGGACGACCTCGGGCGCGACCTCGACGCACTCGTCGACGGAGCAGAACTCCAGCGCCTCTTCCAGGCCCATCTTGCGCGGCCGGGCCAGCGTCTCCATCACGTCGGCGGAGGACTGACGCATGTTGGTCAGCTTCTTCTCCTTGGTGATGTTGATGTCGAGGTCCTCGAAGCGCGGGTTCTCGCCGACGACCATGCCCTCGTACACCTCGGCGCCCGGCTCGACGAAGAAGGTGCCGCGGTCGGCCAGCTGGATCATCGCGTACGCGGTGACCGGGCCGGTGCGGTCGGCGACCAAGGAGCCGCTGTGCCGGGTGCGGATCTCGCCCGCCCACGGGAAGTAGCCCTCGAACACGTGGTTCGCGATGCCGGTGCCGCGGGTCTCGGTGAGGAAGTCGGTGCGGAAGCTGATCAGGCCGCGCGACGGGAGCACGTACTCCAGCTTGATCCGGCCGGTGCCGTTGCCGCTCATGTCCTCCATGCGCCCCTTGCGGGCGGCCAGGAGCTGCGTGATCGCGCCGAGGTGCTCCTCCGGCGAGTCGATGTAGAGGCGCTCGAACGGCTCGTGCAGCTTGCCGTCGATCGTGCGCAGGACCACCTGCGGCTTGCCGACGGTCAGCTCGAAGCCCTCACGCCGCATCTGCTCGACGAGGATGGCCAGCGCCAGCTCGCCACGGCCCTGGACCTCCCAGGTGTCGGGGCGCTCGGTCGGCAGGACGCGGATCGAGACGTTGCCGATCAGCTCCTGGTCGAGACGGGCCTTGACCAGCCGCGCGGTGACCTTGTCGCCGCCGTTGCGCCCCGCCAGCGGCGAGGTGTTGACGCCGATCGTCATCGAGATCGCCGGCTCGTCGACGGTGATCCGGGGCAGCGCGACCGGGTTCTCGACGTCGGCGAGGGTGTCGCCGATCGTGATGTCCGGGATGCCCGCGATGGCGACGAGCTCGCCCGCGCTGGCCTCGGTCGCCGGGACGCGGGTGAGCGCCTCGGTGACCAGCAGCTCGGAGATGCGGACGTTCTGCACCGTGCCGTCTTCGCGCATCCAGGCCACGGTCTGGCCCTTGCGCAGCTTGCCGGCGTGGATGCGGATCAGCGCGATGCGGCCGAGGAAGTTGGACGCGTCGAGGTTGGTGACCAGCGCCTGCAGCGGCGCGTCGAGGTCGGCGGCGGGCGGCGGCACGTGCCGGAGCAGCGTGTCGAACAGCGGGTCGAGGCTCTCGCTCTCGGGGATCTCCCCGTCGGCGGGCTGCTCGAGGCTCGCCTTGCCGGCGCGCGCGGAGGCGTAGACGACCGGGAGGTCGAGGATCGCGTCGTGGTCGGCGTCCTCGATGTCGCTGGCCAGCTCGAGCAGCAGGTCGTGGGTCTCCTCGACGACCTCGGAGATCCGCGCGTCCGGCCGGTCGGTCTTGTTGACCAGCAGGATCACCGGGAGCCGGGCCTCGAGGGTCTTGCGCAGCACGAAGCGGGTCTGCGGGAGCGGACCCTCGGACGCGTCGACCAGCAGGACGACGCCGTCGACCATGGCCAGGCCGCGCTCGACCTCACCGCCGAAGTCGGCGTGGCCGGGGGTGTCGATGACGTTGATCGTCACCGAGCCCTCGGGCGTCTGGCGGTGGATCGAGGTGTTCTTCGCGAGGATGGTGATGCCCTTTTCCCGCTCGAGCTCACCGGAGTCCATCACGCGGTCGACGACCTCGGCCCGCTCGGCGAAGGCGCCGGACTGGCGGAGCATCGCGTCCACGAGCGTGGTCTTGCCGTGGTCGACGTGGGCTACGATCGCGACATTGCGCAGGTCGGGCCGGGTCTTACCGGTCGGCCGGCCGGTTTCGACGGTAGCGCTGGCTGCGGGCACGCGAGAACTCCTGAACTTCAAGGGGTGGGTGGCCGCGCAAGCCGTCAGGCATCCCGTGACCGGCTCTGGTCACACGCGGACCTCACCAAGGATACCTTCCGCACGTTTGTGAGGAGCCCCACGCCCCCAGATCGGTTAGCCTCACCTAACGTGGATACCCGGTAGCGTCGCCGATCCGGAAGGTGCGTGCGCGTGGGGAAGAAGCAACCGGACGACCCCCGGAAGGTCGTGCGCAAGCTGATGAAGGCCGGCAAGGTCAAGAAGAAGTGCTGCCGGTCGAAGCCGCGCTGCAAGAAGTGCCCGGTGCTGGCGCTCAAGAAGGCGAAGCTGGACCTCGCCGCCTAATGCGGTGCCGCTTCGTTGAGCAAGCGCAGCTCCGGAGCGGTCTTGGTCGGTGAGAACTCGATGACCTCGTACTGCGCGAGGTGCTGCACGCAGAACGGGTCGGACGCCAGGATGGCGTCGAGCTTCCCGCGGTTCAGCGGACGCGTGATGATGACACCGCCGACGCGGGGGTTCCGCCGCCCGGACGCCAGGAAGTGGCCGTGCTCGTACTGCCTGTTCAGCCACTCGACGTGATCCGGCAGCGCCAGGTCGATTTCTTCGATCGGAGCCGTGTAGTTCAGCAGGACGACATACATGGTTAGACGGTAGACCCGCACGCCCCTTCGCGCCTATGCTCGCCGTATGCACGCGCAGACGTCCAGCTGGTGGCCGCCCTCGGCGGCCGTCTAGTCCTGCGCTGATCACCAGCGGCCGCCCCGGACGGGCGGCCTTTTTTCGTGCCTTCTCCGGGGTGGTCCCGCCCCGAAAGGAAGACACATGAGCAAGCTGTCCGGGATCACCCCGTCCGGTCACGTCCACCTCGGCAACTACCTCGGCGCGGTCCGCCGCTGGGCCCGCGAAGGCGGCGTGGACGACCTGTACTTCGTCGCCGACCTGCACGGCATGACGACTCCGCACAACCCGGCGAAACTCCGATCCTTGGCGAGCGAGCAGCTCGCCGTGCTGATCGCCGCCGGCATCGACCCCGAGCGGGTGTTCGTGCAGTCCGACCTGGCCCGCGAGCTGGGCGCGCTGACCTGGGTCCTGGAGTGCACCTGCAACTACGGCGAGGCCGCTCGGATGATCCAGTTCAAGGAGAAGTCGAAGGGCCAGGCCGGCGTGCGGCTGTCGCTGCTGACGTACCCGGCGCTGATGGCCGCGGACATCCTGCTCCAGGGCGCCCGCGAGGTCCCGGTCGGCGAGGACCAGCGGCAGCACGTCGAGCTGACGCGGACGCTGGCCAAGCGCTTCAACAGCACGTACGGCGAGGTCTTCACCATCCCGGAAGCGGTCCTCCCGCCGGCGGGCGCGCGGGTGAAGGACCTCACCGACCCGACGCGCAAGATGTCGAAGTCGACGCGCGACGCGGCGGGTGTGGTGTTCGCGCTGGACGAGCCGGACCAGGTCCGCCGCAAGATCCGCCGCGCGGTCACCGACGGCGGTTCGGTACCGGTGCACGCCCCGGAGACCCGGCCGGGGATGGCGAACCTGCTGGAGGTCCTGGCCGCCTGCCGGGGCGGCTCGCCGGCGGACCTGGCGGCGGAGTTCACGACGTACGGCGCGGTGAAGGACGCCGTCGCGGACGCGGTGATCGAGGAGCTGCGACCCTTGCGTGAACGAGCGTTAACGCTGCTCGACGACGTCGCGGAGCTGGACCGGGTCCGCAAGGCGGGCGCGGAACGGGCTCGGGAGCGCGGCTCCCACCGGCTCGACGCGGCGCTGCGGATGATCGGCGCTAACTGAGCAGCGCGCGCAGCTCCGGGAGCAGGATCCGGTCGGCGGGCAGCCAG is a window from the Amycolatopsis sp. cg9 genome containing:
- a CDS encoding YciI family protein: MYVVLLNYTAPIEEIDLALPDHVEWLNRQYEHGHFLASGRRNPRVGGVIITRPLNRGKLDAILASDPFCVQHLAQYEVIEFSPTKTAPELRLLNEAAPH
- a CDS encoding ABC transporter permease encodes the protein MNLVIYILRRLAISIPVLLVGTFLCFVMVAGTGDPLGELRQNPQISKEALAATAAKLGLDQGIIPRYFSWLGDFLTGDWGISIAQGNALAPVAPKVMAALGVTFKLVVGAEILALIIGIIVGVLAAVKQYSIIDYIATTLAFLLFSMPIFCVAIVLKRYAIEINGWVRDLGLSDVLGNPWLRTTSPEQLRTDGVGDFITSTIGAYLLPTLSIMAISFAAYSRFQRASMLEVMGSDYVRTARAKGLANGRVIFRHAFRNALIPVTTLFSVNFGSVLAGAIITETVFNWHGMGTLLVEAVTKNDTQVMMGWLVVIASLVIIANLIADLMYGILDPRIRVG
- the trpS gene encoding tryptophan--tRNA ligase, with product MSKLSGITPSGHVHLGNYLGAVRRWAREGGVDDLYFVADLHGMTTPHNPAKLRSLASEQLAVLIAAGIDPERVFVQSDLARELGALTWVLECTCNYGEAARMIQFKEKSKGQAGVRLSLLTYPALMAADILLQGAREVPVGEDQRQHVELTRTLAKRFNSTYGEVFTIPEAVLPPAGARVKDLTDPTRKMSKSTRDAAGVVFALDEPDQVRRKIRRAVTDGGSVPVHAPETRPGMANLLEVLAACRGGSPADLAAEFTTYGAVKDAVADAVIEELRPLRERALTLLDDVAELDRVRKAGAERARERGSHRLDAALRMIGAN
- a CDS encoding ABC transporter family substrate-binding protein; its protein translation is MRVNRKAVPVLALAAVLLTACSNTPPPPVVSSSVAPVSTTGKTPSQIVVGVDDVLGGYNPHNLADSSQVTSALSQLLLPSVFRQKDDGSSQLDKNLMKSAEVVSQQPFVVAYEIRPDASWSDGAPIAAEDFDYLRTQMRDQPGVIEPAGYRQITDLQSREGGKRVEVTFAKPYPGWQALFSGLLPAHLLKDAPDGWRGALAANFPAVAGPFSIKSIDTARGEVILERNERYWEKPAAIDRIVLRRSDQNTLLAALQSGNDQFALARTSGDELKRLGELGSAVRLHTVARPVVAGVLLRPVSATLQDAQVRAGVAAFIDRNKLITEGVDGGPSSTLHADAQVKAPSEAGYAATIPPGPPTAPDVAKAEESLKAAGYAKTAGTWRKNGKALSLVIASPGTQEPYASIAKELTAQLVAQGIEVNAITPQPRDLFGGLLAMPVVNGVQQPTGDSAGNVGIDIAVVPQAVGGDPASVLASTFGCRLEQTATGADPAKPVVPGNSAGFCDPALQSSIDAALSGSTPITEALTTLEPELWRQNVVVPLFQLADTLAIGSGISGVTPGPPMVGPFGSAVNWTRGPK
- a CDS encoding ABC transporter family substrate-binding protein, giving the protein MRRSKAVSALSLVAGASLLLSACSGGDSGSGNTDQNGSSTDVKAMAVGKAETGDLFKLADTPGYDGTVTIGIDDGYSGYNNQTPDTNSSYNNYVLTAVLSGTLKLDGNNKVLLNSDVFESWDITTKDPQQVTYKIKPNVKWSDGQPYDCKDLYLAWLSQSGLAKGPDGKNPFNSASTTGYSLIKTATCKDNLTFVTDYSEPYLDYKGLFNAPAIMPAHILEAKTGIADITKLAPTGDPAQIKAAGDFWSNEWKGFKADIMPSSGPYKITAFDANQKAVTLEKNPTWVGGKGGPSKIIVRAMEDTKAMATALQNGEIDVAASTQPDATAAQTMKGLAAQGVVYGSAPQLTYEHLDLNFKRMFADKDLRKAFLESVNRKEITDKLLKEVQADAEPLNSVVFFQGEEGYTDLYSSKAGLGADAAAKTLTDAGWVKGGDGIFAKNGVRASFKITHNQNARRSQTVEIIISQAKAAGIEVKDETDANFLKGGRVSTGDYDVALFGWSAQPFKAESKSIYVCPDNGGEQNYQSLCDKKIDDAYTAAVKATDEQVKLQKYQEADKAIADDYATLPLFQTPSMWAFKGIDRVYMQSYDGVLWNVGEWEQKK
- the typA gene encoding translational GTPase TypA; the protein is MPAASATVETGRPTGKTRPDLRNVAIVAHVDHGKTTLVDAMLRQSGAFAERAEVVDRVMDSGELEREKGITILAKNTSIHRQTPEGSVTINVIDTPGHADFGGEVERGLAMVDGVVLLVDASEGPLPQTRFVLRKTLEARLPVILLVNKTDRPDARISEVVEETHDLLLELASDIEDADHDAILDLPVVYASARAGKASLEQPADGEIPESESLDPLFDTLLRHVPPPAADLDAPLQALVTNLDASNFLGRIALIRIHAGKLRKGQTVAWMREDGTVQNVRISELLVTEALTRVPATEASAGELVAIAGIPDITIGDTLADVENPVALPRITVDEPAISMTIGVNTSPLAGRNGGDKVTARLVKARLDQELIGNVSIRVLPTERPDTWEVQGRGELALAILVEQMRREGFELTVGKPQVVLRTIDGKLHEPFERLYIDSPEEHLGAITQLLAARKGRMEDMSGNGTGRIKLEYVLPSRGLISFRTDFLTETRGTGIANHVFEGYFPWAGEIRTRHSGSLVADRTGPVTAYAMIQLADRGTFFVEPGAEVYEGMVVGENPRFEDLDINITKEKKLTNMRQSSADVMETLARPRKMGLEEALEFCSVDECVEVAPEVVRVRKVTLDVNTRAKERSRAKSRDNG